From a region of the Geothrix sp. 21YS21S-2 genome:
- the thiS gene encoding sulfur carrier protein ThiS, with protein MITVNGDTAAWTPGMTVKDVLTLKNFKFPLLVIKLDDALIQPKDYPTTPVPDGAVVQVIHLMSGG; from the coding sequence GTGATCACCGTCAACGGCGACACGGCGGCGTGGACCCCCGGCATGACCGTCAAGGACGTGCTGACGCTGAAGAACTTCAAGTTCCCGCTCCTGGTCATCAAGCTGGACGACGCCCTGATCCAACCCAAGGACTACCCCACCACCCCCGTCCCCGACGGGGCGGTGGTGCAGGTGATCCACCTCATGAGCGGCGGCTAG
- a CDS encoding YhcG family protein, protein MNIDPLGYNDVQAGITALVESARSTAARSVNALMTATYWEIGRRIVHFEQGGREQAAYGETLIKRLAADLTKRFTLPWSAYVRLLSVNDLSERMFYESEALRGGWSVRQLDRQIESRFYERTSRADSKAIPLDSGIPGTGNPSPHEAIKDPFVLEFLNLKDEYSKSELEEALIQHLAEFLLEMGDDFAFVGRQRRLRLDDTWFRVDLLFFHRKLKALVVIDIKDSRFSHADAGQMHMYLNYVRGHGMREGENPPVGLILCTGKGAEEAHYALDNLPSTILAARYPAELPDEGRLVKELEPTRLALETRPRPPPPRGSGRRSALLPGDSHQP, encoded by the coding sequence ATGAATATCGACCCTCTTGGGTACAACGACGTTCAGGCCGGAATCACCGCCCTGGTCGAATCCGCACGATCCACAGCCGCTCGGAGCGTCAACGCATTGATGACCGCCACCTACTGGGAGATTGGCAGGCGGATCGTCCATTTTGAACAGGGCGGAAGAGAGCAAGCCGCCTATGGCGAAACCCTTATTAAACGTCTCGCAGCCGACCTGACCAAGCGGTTCACACTCCCCTGGTCGGCCTATGTCCGGCTCTTGTCTGTCAACGATTTATCAGAACGAATGTTTTATGAATCGGAGGCTCTCCGGGGAGGGTGGTCCGTTCGCCAACTGGATCGCCAAATAGAGAGCCGATTCTACGAACGCACCTCCCGTGCAGACAGCAAGGCCATCCCGTTGGACAGTGGGATTCCAGGAACCGGTAACCCCTCGCCCCACGAGGCCATAAAGGACCCCTTTGTTCTCGAATTCCTGAATCTGAAGGACGAATACTCCAAATCCGAACTCGAGGAAGCCCTCATCCAGCATCTCGCCGAATTCCTTCTGGAAATGGGGGATGATTTCGCGTTCGTGGGGCGCCAGCGGAGGCTTCGCCTCGATGACACCTGGTTCCGGGTGGACCTGCTCTTCTTCCATCGCAAGCTGAAGGCCCTGGTGGTGATCGACATCAAGGACAGCCGGTTCAGCCATGCCGATGCGGGCCAGATGCACATGTATTTGAACTATGTCCGTGGGCATGGGATGCGCGAGGGGGAGAACCCCCCGGTGGGCCTCATCCTATGCACCGGGAAGGGCGCGGAGGAGGCCCATTACGCTCTCGACAACCTGCCCAGCACGATTCTGGCGGCAAGGTACCCGGCCGAGTTGCCGGATGAGGGGCGGCTCGTGAAGGAACTCGAACCGACGAGGCTCGCCCTGGAAACTCGGCCCAGGCCCCCGCCTCCCCGAGGCTCCGGGCGACGCTCCGCCCTACTCCCTGGAGATTCGCATCAGCCCTGA
- a CDS encoding PQQ-dependent sugar dehydrogenase translates to MRRLVFAILLVPPVLSLGCGSSSPAAPSNPTPAPPPATPPPTPPPTPSSDTTPPVCALTFPGSFATGLSGAVTLAATATDDVGVAGVDFQLDGADLGTATQAPYTFTLPDTGVYAAGQHVVGARSRDAAGNASPWSKAVVAFGGRAALPAGFTLTSLPGTLSSATALGAAPDGRIFVCEQAGALRIYKNGSLLAAPFATLPATASGERGLLGVTFDPAFDANGYLYVYYTATSPVIHNRVSRLAADPGNPDRMLAGSETILVELPALVADNHNGGALHFGPDGKLYVGVGENRVGANAPSLSSPLGKILRYNADGSIPPDNPFYGTATEGNRAIWALGLRNPFTFAFQPGTSRMHINDVGQSTWEEVDLGAAGANYGWPSTEGPTTTPGFTTPLFAYGHSGIPPGQPASTGTFLVGQAILGAAFDPPSSTWPAAYKGSYYFGDLVGGWVARLHLASGNVSLFASGFEQEMRDLAFGQDGALYVLVQSGLMRISRE, encoded by the coding sequence ATGCGCCGTCTGGTGTTCGCCATCCTGCTGGTTCCTCCCGTTCTTTCCCTCGGTTGTGGGTCCTCGAGCCCCGCCGCCCCGTCCAATCCCACGCCTGCCCCCCCACCCGCGACGCCCCCTCCCACGCCTCCCCCGACGCCCTCATCCGACACCACGCCCCCGGTCTGCGCCCTGACCTTCCCCGGCTCCTTCGCCACCGGACTCAGCGGGGCGGTGACGCTGGCGGCCACGGCCACGGACGATGTGGGCGTGGCGGGAGTGGATTTCCAGCTGGACGGGGCGGATCTGGGCACCGCGACCCAGGCGCCCTACACGTTCACCCTGCCGGACACCGGCGTCTATGCTGCCGGCCAGCACGTGGTCGGGGCCCGCAGCCGGGATGCGGCTGGAAATGCCAGCCCCTGGTCCAAGGCCGTGGTGGCATTCGGGGGCAGAGCCGCCCTGCCGGCGGGCTTCACCCTGACCTCGCTTCCCGGCACGCTGTCTAGCGCCACGGCCCTGGGCGCGGCGCCCGACGGGCGGATCTTCGTGTGTGAACAGGCCGGGGCGCTCCGGATCTACAAGAATGGAAGCCTCCTTGCCGCGCCCTTCGCCACCCTCCCTGCCACGGCCTCGGGGGAGCGCGGACTTCTGGGGGTGACGTTCGACCCGGCCTTTGACGCCAACGGATACCTCTACGTCTACTACACCGCCACCTCCCCCGTGATCCACAACCGCGTCAGCAGGCTTGCCGCGGACCCGGGCAACCCGGACCGCATGCTCGCCGGAAGCGAGACGATCCTGGTGGAGCTTCCGGCCCTGGTGGCGGACAACCACAATGGCGGCGCGCTCCATTTCGGGCCGGACGGCAAGCTCTATGTGGGGGTGGGCGAGAACAGGGTGGGCGCCAACGCGCCCTCCCTCTCCAGCCCGCTGGGCAAGATCCTCCGCTACAACGCGGACGGATCCATCCCACCGGACAACCCCTTCTACGGCACCGCCACGGAAGGCAACCGGGCCATCTGGGCCCTGGGCCTGCGCAATCCCTTCACCTTCGCCTTCCAGCCCGGGACCTCCCGCATGCACATCAACGATGTGGGCCAGTCCACCTGGGAGGAGGTGGATCTGGGCGCCGCGGGCGCCAACTACGGGTGGCCTTCCACCGAGGGTCCCACGACCACGCCGGGTTTCACGACCCCCCTGTTCGCCTATGGCCATTCAGGCATCCCTCCGGGCCAGCCGGCCAGCACGGGCACCTTCCTGGTGGGGCAGGCCATCCTGGGCGCCGCCTTCGACCCTCCATCCTCCACCTGGCCCGCGGCCTACAAGGGGAGCTACTACTTTGGCGATCTCGTCGGAGGATGGGTGGCCCGCCTCCATCTGGCCAGCGGGAACGTGAGCCTTTTCGCCAGCGGCTTCGAGCAGGAGATGAGGGACCTGGCCTTTGGGCAGGACGGGGCACTGTACGTCCTGGTCCAGTCAGGGCTGATGCGAATCTCCAGGGAGTAG
- a CDS encoding MoaD/ThiS family protein — protein sequence MNITLKLFATLSVHLPPEARRSHQAAVEVQAGATVLGVIEAFRVPPALCTLVLVNGTYVAPEALAGKVLAEGDVLAIWPPVGGG from the coding sequence ATGAACATCACCCTCAAGCTCTTCGCCACCCTCTCCGTCCACCTTCCGCCGGAGGCCCGCAGGTCCCACCAGGCCGCGGTGGAGGTGCAGGCGGGGGCGACGGTGCTGGGCGTGATCGAGGCCTTCCGGGTGCCCCCGGCGCTGTGCACCCTGGTGCTGGTGAACGGCACCTACGTGGCGCCGGAGGCGCTGGCCGGCAAGGTCCTGGCGGAGGGGGACGTGCTGGCCATCTGGCCGCCCGTGGGCGGAGGCTGA
- a CDS encoding NAD(P)/FAD-dependent oxidoreductase — protein MRHVIIGAGPAGVTAAETLRRADPAGSVTLIEGEGEIPYARMAIPYLLAGKIRETGLRIRPGEDHYRNLGIDVVGGRVRSVDPGASQVLLEGGRALAYDRLLVATGSRPTLQRIPGIDLPGVHTCWTLEDARDLLRKAGPGTRVVQMGAGFVGCIIMQGLVSLRVDLTILVRSGRMVSRMMNPPSSALIRRWCESKGVKIRVETLPGAITAENGHLGVHLPGGEVLPADLYLCLVGVKPAVEFLAGTGVQVDSGILVDAGMATSVPGIYAAGDAAEFVDVVTGERSVNAIQPNAVEQGRIAALNMAGRRAASRGTFPFNVLDTLGLKSSSFGAWQGLPGGDSVEVSDPDRYRYLKLEFLGDRLVGANAVGHTDHIGVVRGLIEGRVRLGPWKERLRKNPTQLMEAYLACAQKA, from the coding sequence ATGCGCCACGTCATCATCGGCGCCGGCCCCGCCGGCGTCACCGCCGCCGAGACCCTCCGCAGGGCCGATCCCGCGGGTTCGGTCACCCTCATCGAGGGCGAGGGGGAGATCCCCTATGCCCGCATGGCGATCCCCTACCTGCTGGCCGGGAAGATCCGGGAGACGGGGCTGCGCATCCGCCCCGGGGAGGACCACTACCGGAACCTGGGCATCGACGTTGTGGGGGGCCGGGTCCGAAGCGTGGACCCGGGCGCCTCGCAGGTGCTCCTGGAGGGCGGCCGCGCCCTCGCCTACGACCGCCTCCTGGTGGCCACCGGCTCGAGGCCAACCCTGCAGAGGATCCCCGGTATCGACCTCCCCGGGGTCCACACCTGCTGGACCCTGGAGGACGCCCGGGACCTCCTGCGCAAGGCCGGGCCCGGCACCCGCGTGGTGCAGATGGGCGCGGGGTTCGTGGGGTGCATCATCATGCAGGGCCTCGTGTCCCTGCGGGTGGACCTCACGATCCTCGTGCGCAGCGGGCGCATGGTGTCGCGCATGATGAACCCTCCCTCCAGCGCCCTGATCCGGCGCTGGTGCGAGTCGAAGGGCGTGAAGATCCGCGTAGAGACCCTGCCCGGGGCGATCACGGCGGAGAACGGCCACCTCGGCGTCCACCTGCCGGGCGGGGAGGTCCTCCCGGCCGATCTGTATCTCTGCCTTGTGGGCGTCAAGCCCGCCGTCGAGTTCCTGGCGGGCACCGGGGTCCAGGTGGACTCGGGGATCCTCGTGGACGCGGGCATGGCCACCTCGGTGCCCGGGATCTACGCAGCCGGCGACGCCGCGGAGTTCGTGGACGTCGTCACCGGGGAGCGCTCCGTGAACGCCATCCAGCCCAACGCCGTGGAGCAGGGGCGCATCGCGGCCCTGAACATGGCCGGCCGGCGGGCCGCGAGCCGGGGCACCTTCCCGTTCAACGTCCTGGACACCCTGGGTCTCAAGTCCTCCTCCTTCGGGGCGTGGCAGGGGCTGCCCGGCGGCGATTCCGTGGAGGTGTCCGACCCGGACCGCTACCGCTACCTGAAGCTGGAATTCCTGGGGGACCGCCTGGTGGGCGCCAACGCGGTGGGCCACACGGATCACATCGGCGTGGTCCGGGGCCTCATCGAGGGGAGGGTGCGCCTCGGCCCCTGGAAGGAACGCCTGCGAAAGAACCCAACCCAGCTCATGGAGGCCTACCTGGCCTGCGCGCAGAAGGCATGA
- a CDS encoding aldehyde ferredoxin oxidoreductase family protein, whose translation MTWTKKILRVNLTAGTCQAEPLNLEWARQYLGQRGLATKYLVEETDPKVLPLAEGNKLIFATGPLTGTSASTGGRYSVVTKGPLTGAIACSNSGGYFGAEMKFAGYDMIIFEGKSEKPVYLLLENDDARLLDAAHLWGRTCWDTEELIKHTHQDPQLRVASIGRAGENGVLFAGIVNDLHRAAGRSGVGAVMGSKNLKAVAIRGTRTDAYAPADPEGFFKAVAAAKAVLAGNGVTGQGLPTYGTQVLMNVINEVGALPTRNHRDIQFEGAHAISGEAMHAPRDTDGKPNLINRNACFACTIGCGRISKMDTSHFSVKDKPTYHGASGGVEYEAAWALGAACGVSDLEALTYANFLCNEDGFDPITLGTTIGAAMELYELGLLKKEEVGLELTWGSAEALVKLSEMTAQGVGFGKIIGLGSRVLCSTYGRPDLSMSVKGQEFPAYDGRGLQGMALEYATSNRGACHVRGYMVSPEVLGIPVKMDPGATEGKAPMLKAFQDLTAVVDSAGICLFTTFAWGGPDIQSMIQPALGGDYSLENLMLLGERVWNLERTFNLAAGLTGKDDTLPPRLLTEPAKTGPMKGRVAELGKMLPEYYQVRGWTPEGVPTPETVARLGL comes from the coding sequence ATGACCTGGACCAAGAAGATCCTTCGCGTGAACCTCACGGCCGGCACCTGCCAGGCCGAGCCCCTGAACCTCGAGTGGGCCCGGCAGTACCTGGGCCAGCGCGGCCTGGCCACCAAGTACCTGGTGGAGGAGACGGACCCCAAGGTCCTCCCCCTGGCCGAGGGCAACAAGCTCATCTTCGCCACGGGACCCCTGACGGGAACCTCCGCCAGCACCGGGGGGCGCTACTCGGTGGTCACCAAGGGGCCCCTCACGGGCGCCATCGCCTGCTCGAACTCCGGCGGCTACTTCGGCGCCGAGATGAAGTTCGCGGGCTACGACATGATCATCTTCGAGGGCAAATCCGAAAAGCCCGTGTACCTCCTCCTGGAGAACGACGACGCCCGGCTCCTGGATGCCGCCCACCTGTGGGGCCGCACGTGCTGGGACACGGAGGAGCTGATCAAGCACACCCACCAGGACCCGCAGCTGCGCGTGGCCAGTATCGGCCGGGCCGGCGAGAACGGCGTCCTCTTCGCGGGCATCGTCAATGACCTGCACCGCGCCGCGGGCCGCTCCGGGGTGGGGGCCGTCATGGGCTCCAAGAACCTCAAGGCCGTCGCGATCCGGGGCACCCGCACCGACGCCTACGCGCCCGCCGATCCCGAGGGCTTCTTCAAGGCCGTGGCCGCCGCCAAGGCCGTGCTCGCGGGCAACGGCGTCACGGGCCAGGGACTGCCGACATACGGCACCCAGGTGCTCATGAACGTCATCAATGAAGTGGGCGCACTGCCCACCCGCAACCACCGGGACATCCAGTTCGAAGGCGCCCACGCCATCTCAGGCGAGGCGATGCACGCTCCCCGCGACACCGATGGCAAGCCCAACCTCATCAACCGCAACGCGTGCTTCGCGTGCACCATCGGCTGCGGCCGCATCTCGAAGATGGACACGAGCCACTTCTCGGTGAAGGACAAGCCCACCTATCACGGCGCCTCCGGGGGCGTGGAGTACGAGGCCGCCTGGGCCCTGGGCGCCGCCTGCGGCGTGTCGGACCTGGAGGCCCTCACCTACGCCAACTTCCTGTGCAACGAGGACGGCTTCGACCCCATCACGCTGGGCACCACCATCGGCGCGGCCATGGAGCTGTACGAGCTGGGCCTCCTGAAGAAGGAGGAGGTGGGCCTCGAACTGACCTGGGGCAGCGCCGAGGCCCTGGTGAAACTCTCCGAGATGACGGCGCAGGGCGTGGGCTTCGGCAAGATCATCGGCCTGGGTTCCCGGGTGCTGTGCTCCACCTACGGCCGCCCCGACCTGTCCATGTCGGTCAAGGGGCAGGAATTCCCCGCCTACGACGGCCGCGGCCTGCAGGGCATGGCCCTGGAGTACGCCACCAGCAACCGCGGCGCCTGCCACGTGCGCGGCTACATGGTCTCCCCCGAAGTGCTGGGCATCCCCGTGAAGATGGATCCCGGCGCCACCGAGGGCAAGGCCCCCATGCTCAAGGCCTTCCAGGATCTGACGGCCGTGGTGGACTCCGCGGGCATCTGCCTGTTCACCACCTTCGCGTGGGGCGGTCCGGACATCCAGTCCATGATCCAGCCCGCGCTGGGCGGGGACTACTCCCTGGAGAACCTCATGCTCCTGGGCGAGCGGGTGTGGAACCTCGAACGCACCTTCAACCTGGCAGCGGGTCTGACCGGCAAGGACGACACCCTGCCGCCGCGCCTGCTCACCGAGCCCGCCAAGACCGGTCCCATGAAGGGCAGGGTCGCCGAGCTCGGGAAGATGCTGCCCGAGTACTACCAGGTGCGGGGCTGGACCCCCGAGGGAGTGCCCACTCCCGAGACCGTCGCGCGCCTGGGGCTGTAG
- a CDS encoding 4Fe-4S dicluster domain-containing protein, translating into MQKSLKMDPNKCTGCLQCEMACAFEHHRTFTISRSRIKVFSFEAEGRKVPYTCTQCDEAWCLHACPVEAIVLDPKTGAKKVLEDLCVGCKVCTIACPFGTVNYVAATGKVQKCDLCDGGEPACAGACPTGAITYVDADWTGLDRMRQWAGKTDNNPAAV; encoded by the coding sequence ATGCAGAAATCCTTGAAGATGGATCCCAACAAGTGCACCGGTTGTCTCCAGTGCGAGATGGCCTGCGCCTTCGAACACCACCGCACCTTCACCATCTCCCGTTCGAGGATCAAGGTGTTCAGCTTCGAGGCGGAGGGGCGCAAGGTGCCCTACACCTGCACGCAGTGCGACGAGGCCTGGTGCCTTCACGCCTGCCCGGTGGAGGCCATCGTCCTGGATCCGAAGACGGGCGCCAAGAAGGTGCTGGAGGACCTGTGCGTGGGCTGCAAGGTCTGCACCATCGCCTGCCCCTTCGGAACCGTGAACTACGTCGCCGCCACCGGCAAGGTGCAGAAGTGCGACCTGTGCGACGGCGGCGAACCCGCCTGCGCGGGGGCCTGCCCCACCGGGGCCATCACGTACGTGGACGCCGACTGGACGGGGCTGGACCGGATGCGCCAGTGGGCCGGCAAGACCGACAACAACCCGGCAGCGGTGTGA
- a CDS encoding HU family DNA-binding protein produces MTKTTSKPETIGIPELSASLAEAHDLTKARAKAMLDGLRDEIVQSLLGGKRVNVFGLGTFEVRATREKMGRNPKTGEKIQIPAGRKVVFKAAKGLKDQM; encoded by the coding sequence ATGACCAAGACCACTTCCAAGCCCGAAACCATCGGCATTCCCGAACTCTCCGCCTCCCTCGCCGAGGCCCACGACCTCACCAAGGCCCGTGCCAAGGCCATGCTCGACGGCCTCCGTGACGAAATCGTGCAGTCCCTCCTCGGCGGCAAGCGCGTGAACGTCTTCGGTCTGGGCACCTTCGAAGTCCGCGCCACCCGCGAGAAGATGGGCCGCAATCCCAAGACCGGCGAGAAGATCCAGATCCCCGCCGGCCGCAAGGTCGTCTTCAAGGCCGCCAAGGGCCTCAAGGACCAGATGTAA
- the rplI gene encoding 50S ribosomal protein L9, producing MEILLIENVPNLGVRGDVVNVKDGYARNFLLPRKKALPVTAGNKRQIELEKERNIKLRAKELADAQSLAEKLSALALTVAKKVGDNGHLFGSVTNGDVAELLKAKGFEIEKQSITVPHVKSVGAYEADVRIYAGVHAKIALEVTALSAE from the coding sequence ATGGAGATTCTGCTGATCGAGAATGTGCCCAATCTGGGCGTGCGCGGCGACGTCGTCAACGTCAAGGACGGCTATGCCCGGAACTTCCTGCTTCCCCGCAAGAAGGCCCTGCCCGTCACCGCCGGCAACAAGCGCCAGATCGAGCTCGAGAAGGAACGCAACATCAAGCTGCGCGCCAAGGAGCTGGCCGATGCCCAGTCCCTGGCCGAGAAGCTTTCCGCCCTGGCCCTCACCGTGGCCAAGAAGGTCGGCGACAACGGCCACCTCTTCGGTTCCGTCACCAATGGCGACGTGGCCGAACTGCTCAAGGCCAAGGGCTTCGAGATCGAGAAGCAGAGCATCACCGTGCCCCACGTCAAGTCCGTGGGTGCCTATGAAGCGGACGTCCGCATCTACGCCGGCGTCCACGCGAAGATCGCCCTCGAAGTCACGGCCCTTTCGGCCGAGTAG
- a CDS encoding PilZ domain-containing protein produces MDSASDRRSKLRIVVGPDVTIQFRVKQFAYKNIRITNLSAGGCFATLPRAENHLFRQGTLLEHFGFENPDLTGEPFMAKVAYVLGGSGGGRGALELIGLGIHFLAMTPSMEESLLHFVESKS; encoded by the coding sequence ATGGATTCTGCATCCGACAGAAGATCGAAGCTGCGCATCGTCGTTGGACCGGACGTCACCATCCAGTTCCGGGTGAAGCAGTTCGCCTACAAGAACATCCGGATCACCAACCTGAGCGCGGGCGGCTGCTTCGCCACCCTGCCCCGGGCCGAGAACCACCTCTTCCGGCAGGGAACCCTCCTGGAGCACTTCGGCTTCGAGAACCCGGACCTGACGGGTGAACCGTTCATGGCCAAGGTCGCCTACGTGCTGGGCGGCTCCGGCGGCGGCAGGGGCGCCCTCGAGCTCATCGGCCTGGGCATCCACTTCCTCGCCATGACGCCGTCCATGGAGGAGTCCCTCCTCCATTTCGTCGAGTCGAAAAGCTAG
- a CDS encoding lipopolysaccharide assembly protein LapB, translated as MRLINVLFIVLIAFVLMSVGYVYMGNTAVLGQNIKLWTDVSVRVSSLLVGAFLLGFVLNLLYTGIMEFTRFVKGINASAATRAGKRLSSLLAEARDLLSHGLPGHARQVLESVLRERGDHEAASLLMGEALVKLGDYDAAVKHLEGCVAAHPAAIEFQYMLADALIAARNPEAATVLLKRVAGDNPKQALRALRKLRTLHMDAGRWEEALDVHKRLMSRFGKEVNSPERAQGAALQYQVGLTKVEADLYKEAAQIFQQILKEDTSFVPAYLSLGRCMILQDQEVQGLEIWQEGFRTTGEGALLQEVEDYFIQSGKPEEGLAVLRRIAATSEYATTAKFFLGKMLYRLEILDEALVLFQEVRAQVVYSPILFFFMAKIHSRRGRMEQALNEYRQLLRNLGILRQRFECSVCGQKTPDYVDRCEACGSWNSSHFMFKENELPELHLRPETGPWVGMI; from the coding sequence ATGCGTCTGATCAACGTGCTCTTCATCGTGCTCATCGCCTTCGTGCTCATGTCGGTGGGCTACGTCTACATGGGGAACACGGCCGTCCTGGGACAGAACATCAAGCTCTGGACCGACGTGAGCGTGCGGGTGTCTTCCCTCCTGGTGGGCGCCTTCCTCCTGGGCTTCGTGCTGAACCTGCTCTACACCGGCATCATGGAGTTCACCCGCTTCGTCAAGGGCATCAACGCCTCGGCCGCGACCCGGGCGGGAAAGCGCCTCTCCAGCCTGCTGGCCGAGGCCCGGGACCTCCTGTCCCACGGCCTGCCCGGGCATGCCCGGCAGGTGCTGGAGAGCGTGCTGCGGGAGCGGGGCGACCACGAGGCCGCGAGCCTGCTCATGGGCGAGGCCCTCGTGAAGCTGGGCGACTACGACGCCGCCGTCAAGCACCTGGAGGGCTGCGTGGCGGCCCATCCCGCGGCCATCGAATTCCAGTACATGCTGGCCGACGCCCTCATCGCCGCCCGCAACCCGGAGGCGGCCACCGTCCTCCTGAAGCGCGTGGCGGGGGACAACCCCAAGCAGGCGCTGCGGGCCCTGCGCAAGCTCCGTACCCTCCACATGGACGCCGGGCGCTGGGAGGAGGCCCTGGATGTCCACAAGCGGCTCATGTCCCGGTTCGGCAAGGAAGTGAACAGCCCCGAGCGGGCCCAGGGCGCGGCGCTGCAGTACCAGGTGGGCCTGACCAAGGTGGAGGCCGACCTCTACAAGGAGGCCGCCCAGATCTTCCAGCAGATCCTCAAGGAGGACACGAGCTTCGTCCCCGCCTACCTCTCCCTGGGGCGCTGCATGATCCTCCAGGACCAGGAGGTGCAAGGCCTGGAGATCTGGCAGGAGGGCTTCCGCACCACCGGCGAGGGCGCCCTGCTTCAGGAGGTGGAGGACTACTTCATCCAGAGCGGCAAGCCCGAGGAGGGTCTCGCCGTGCTCCGCCGCATCGCCGCCACCAGCGAGTACGCCACCACCGCCAAGTTCTTCCTGGGCAAGATGCTCTACCGCCTGGAGATCCTGGACGAGGCCCTGGTGCTCTTCCAGGAGGTGCGCGCCCAGGTGGTCTACTCGCCCATCCTCTTCTTCTTCATGGCCAAGATCCATTCCCGGCGTGGCCGCATGGAGCAGGCCCTGAACGAGTACCGCCAGCTCCTGCGCAACCTGGGCATCCTCCGCCAGCGCTTCGAGTGCAGCGTCTGCGGCCAGAAGACCCCCGACTACGTGGACCGCTGCGAGGCCTGCGGCAGCTGGAACAGCAGCCACTTCATGTTCAAGGAGAACGAGCTGCCCGAGCTGCACCTGCGCCCGGAGACGGGTCCCTGGGTGGGAATGATCTAG
- a CDS encoding uracil-DNA glycosylase family protein, whose product MEKTTAAPAPPPPSGPKALPPQELVEAAGSLAELEACIQGCLACPLGAGRMKFVFGEGDPGARILFVGEGPGRDEDLQGRPFVGKAGELLDKMLGAMGFERNQVYICNVVKCRPPDNRTPTPAEAQRCLPYLRRQIELIRPAVIVTLGATPLRELLGVAAGITRIRGQWQTLDMLGGIPVMPTFHPAYVLRQYTQDVRRAVWADLQAARNWLSENHGTAK is encoded by the coding sequence TTGGAAAAAACAACGGCCGCGCCCGCCCCTCCCCCGCCTTCCGGACCCAAGGCCCTTCCCCCCCAGGAGTTGGTGGAGGCGGCCGGGAGCCTGGCGGAGCTGGAGGCCTGCATCCAGGGGTGTCTGGCCTGCCCCCTGGGGGCTGGACGCATGAAGTTCGTCTTCGGGGAAGGGGACCCCGGAGCGAGGATCCTGTTCGTGGGCGAGGGCCCGGGGCGGGACGAGGACCTGCAGGGGCGCCCCTTCGTGGGCAAGGCCGGGGAGCTGCTGGACAAGATGCTGGGGGCCATGGGGTTCGAACGGAACCAGGTCTACATCTGCAACGTCGTGAAGTGCCGGCCCCCCGACAACCGCACCCCCACCCCCGCCGAGGCCCAGCGCTGCCTGCCCTACCTGAGGCGCCAGATCGAGCTCATCCGCCCCGCCGTCATCGTCACCCTGGGCGCCACGCCCCTGCGCGAGCTCCTGGGCGTGGCCGCCGGCATCACCCGGATCCGCGGGCAGTGGCAGACCCTGGACATGCTGGGGGGGATCCCCGTGATGCCCACCTTCCATCCCGCCTACGTGCTGAGGCAGTACACCCAGGATGTGCGCAGGGCCGTGTGGGCGGACCTCCAGGCCGCCAGGAACTGGCTATCGGAAAATCACGGCACGGCGAAATGA
- a CDS encoding RNA polymerase sigma factor, whose amino-acid sequence MEPFNPPDLPFGETTDFHEIFSCLYPRLVSYARRYGATYPEDIAQEAFVILMQRETPVEHPTAYLYGTVRTLSLTERRPLKNQSISLEAVVEQGKGPEADDDLLSQEVRERMKTLSPTFRETLWLFVVEDLSIRQIAEILDIPEATVKTRIHRAKAHLRNQLNSTGNSGGLHVLA is encoded by the coding sequence ATGGAGCCGTTCAACCCACCGGATCTTCCCTTCGGGGAAACCACTGACTTTCACGAAATTTTTTCCTGTCTCTATCCCCGTTTGGTAAGCTACGCACGGCGTTATGGCGCCACTTACCCGGAAGATATTGCCCAGGAAGCTTTCGTCATTCTCATGCAGCGGGAAACCCCCGTCGAACATCCCACCGCCTACCTCTACGGTACCGTGCGCACCCTCTCCCTCACGGAGCGCCGGCCCCTGAAGAACCAGTCCATCAGCCTTGAAGCCGTCGTGGAGCAGGGCAAGGGACCGGAAGCGGACGACGACCTGCTCAGCCAGGAGGTCCGGGAGCGGATGAAGACCCTCTCCCCCACCTTCCGCGAGACCCTCTGGCTCTTCGTGGTGGAGGACCTCTCCATCCGCCAGATCGCCGAGATCCTCGACATCCCCGAAGCCACCGTCAAGACCCGCATCCACCGCGCCAAAGCCCACCTCAGGAACCAACTCAATTCGACCGGAAACTCTGGAGGCCTTCATGTCCTGGCTTGA